A single region of the Salvia splendens isolate huo1 chromosome 18, SspV2, whole genome shotgun sequence genome encodes:
- the LOC121777787 gene encoding squamosa promoter-binding protein 1-like isoform X2, producing METSKEEGKRILQEPELDEEGECDEDTGEDNKKKGALTPSKRRVSSAGGSTQLSCQAEDCNADMADAKPYHRRHKVCEFHAKAAVVLLSGLRQRFCQQCSRFHELSEFDEAKRSCRRRLAGHNERRRKSSCDSH from the exons ATGGAAACCAGCAAGGAAGAAGGGAAACGGATCCTCCAGGAACCTGAACTCGATGAGGAAGGTGAATGTGACGAAGATACCGGAGAAGATAACAAGAAAAAAGGAGCACTGACTCCCTCCAAAAGAAGAGTATCTAGCGCAGGAGGATCAACACAGCTTTCTTGTCAGGCAGAAGACTGCAATGCTGATATGGCTGACGCCAAGCCTTACCATCGTCGACATAAAGTTTGCGAATTTCATGCAAAGGCTGCAGTGGTTCTTCTCTCCGGCTTGAGACAACGTTTCTGCCAGCAGTGTAGCAG GTTTCACGAATTATCGGAGTTTGATGAAGCTAAAAGAAGTTGTCGCAGGCGTTTGGCAGGACACAATGAGCGGCGGCGCAAGAGTTCATGTGATTCTCACTGA
- the LOC121777787 gene encoding squamosa promoter-binding protein 1-like isoform X1 — translation METSKEEGKRILQEPELDEEGECDEDTGEDNKKKGALTPSKRRVSSAGGSTQLSCQAEDCNADMADAKPYHRRHKVCEFHAKAAVVLLSGLRQRFCQQCSRPRGEYMKKDLGFTNYRSLMKLKEVVAGVWQDTMSGGARVHVILTDKRCNKIMWPLEEGKFTKSRLMRMP, via the exons ATGGAAACCAGCAAGGAAGAAGGGAAACGGATCCTCCAGGAACCTGAACTCGATGAGGAAGGTGAATGTGACGAAGATACCGGAGAAGATAACAAGAAAAAAGGAGCACTGACTCCCTCCAAAAGAAGAGTATCTAGCGCAGGAGGATCAACACAGCTTTCTTGTCAGGCAGAAGACTGCAATGCTGATATGGCTGACGCCAAGCCTTACCATCGTCGACATAAAGTTTGCGAATTTCATGCAAAGGCTGCAGTGGTTCTTCTCTCCGGCTTGAGACAACGTTTCTGCCAGCAGTGTAGCAG GCCACGAGGAGAATATATGAAGAAGGATCTAG GTTTCACGAATTATCGGAGTTTGATGAAGCTAAAAGAAGTTGTCGCAGGCGTTTGGCAGGACACAATGAGCGGCGGCGCAAGAGTTCATGTGATTCTCACTGATAAGAGATGTAACAAAATAATGTGGCCTCTAGAAGAAGGCAAATTCACTAAATCCAGATTAATGAGGATGCCATAA
- the LOC121777786 gene encoding mitochondrial arginine transporter BAC1-like codes for MGESAGFSSGYKEYVAGMLAGVATVIVGHPFDTVKVKLQKHNIEANGIKYRSGLHCTIRILKTEGVKGLYSGATSSFVGMAFESSLAFGIYSQTKHVLQGKPESGKPQLLAILPSGAFAGGIISFILCPSELVKCRMQVQGADSILQSSSRYSSPVDCAVKTVKSEGLTGLFRGGGAMFFRESIGNAVFFSTYEYVRYYMHKPLRDASSDLTHVIDVGVGIVSGGLGGIACWSAVLPLDVAKTIIQTSPEKNHTRNPVQILKLIYRRSGIRGCYTGLGPTIVRAFPANASAIVTWELAMKILGIKRD; via the exons ATGGGGGAgagtgcgggtttttcgtcggGTTACAAGGAATACGTCGCCGGTATGCTGGCTGGAGTTGCCACTGTCATTGTTGGTCATCCATTCGATACTGTCAAg GTGAAGCTGCAAAAACATAATATAGAAGCTAATGGGATTAAGTACAGGAGTGGTTTGCATTGTACTATAAGAATATTgaagacggaagga GTTAAAGGACTCTATTCTGGCGCAACGTCGTCTTTTGTTGGAATGGCCTTTGAAAGCTCACTTGCCTTTGGAATCTATTCCCAGACAAAACATGTTCTCCAG GGAAAACCAGAAAGTGGAAAGCCACAGCTTCTTGCCATACTTCCTTCAGGAGCTTTTGCTGGAGGTATTATTAGCTTTATACTATGCCCATCTGAGCTGGTAAAG TGTAGAATGCAAGTGCAAGGTGCTGACTCTATCCTTCAAAGTTCAAGTCGATACAGCAGTCCTGTTGATTGTGCCGTAAAAACTGTTAAAAGTGAAGGG CTTACAGGCCTTTTCCGCGGAGGAGGTGCCATGTTTTTTAGAGAATCTATTGGAAATGCTGTCTTCTTTAGCACTTATGAGTATGTGCGCTATTACATGCATAAACCACTCAGAGATGCCTCCTCTGATCTAACCCATGTGATTGATGTCGGAGTTGGGATTGTTAGTGGCGGCCTTGGTGGGATAGCC TGTTGGTCGGCTGTGCTGCCATTAGATGTTGCAAAGACCATAATCCAAACTTCACCGGAGAAGAACCATACAAGAAATCCAGTCCAGATTCTAAAATTG ATTTATAGGAGATCCGGAATCAGAGGATGCTATACGGGGCTTGGTCCTACAATAGTTAGAGCATTTCCCGCTAATGCTTCTGCTATTGTCACATGGGAACTGGCTATGAAAATTCTGGGGATCAAGCGTGATTAA
- the LOC121776492 gene encoding dormancy-associated protein 1-like has product MVLLDHLWDDVVAGPQPGRGLKHLKKVYTSPNDGGEGSGIVYQRSLSMPSSPLTPGTPTNMSPTAGKKDNVWRSCWNILICVFNPGSNSATKNVGADYFDKPQPNSPTVYDWLYSGDTRSKHR; this is encoded by the exons ATGGTGCTTCTTGATCATCTGTGGGACGATGTGGTGGCAGGGCCGCAACCGGGGCGCGGCCTCAAACACCTCAAAAAGGTGTACACCAGCCCCAACG ATGGAGGAGAGGGGAGTGGCATCGTGTACCAGAGGTCTCTGTCGATGCCGTCGAGCCCTTTGACGCCGGGaacgccgacgaatatgtcccCCACGGCTGGGAAAAAGGACAATGTGTGGCGGAGCTGTTGGAACATTTTAATATG CGTCTTCAACCCGGGAAGCAATTCCGCCACCAAAAACGTCGGAGCTGACTATTTTGATAAGCCGCAGCCCAACTCCCCTACTGTCTATGATTG GCTTTATAGTGGGGATACTAGGAGCAAGCATCGTTGA
- the LOC121777705 gene encoding dof zinc finger protein DOF1.4-like codes for MLGNCDNNNNIISSTTNQWPQNQIIVDDHKTLMASSSANKVMAAAADKPNPGDHHPHPPLKCPRCDSSNTKFCYYNNYSLSQPRHFCKACKRYWTRGGTLRNVPVGGGCRKNKRPKRHSSSSSSSATTSSTSQPQIDLPPPPSNHIQNPLFYGLNPNPLELNFPFSSFRVSPQINSLGLGFSPEPPTNGFKPIQNNSIFFGPSSTMASLIQYDDPGIMDKQMKAEGENRMIWNPNPNQNPNLNTNPIDLINSSDPSSLVWNTSSLGAWFDPSTIGSSSVPSLI; via the exons ATGCTAGGGAACTgtgacaacaacaacaacatcaTCTCTTCCACCACTAACCAATGGCCACag AATCAGATAATAGTGGATGATCACAAAACCTTGATGGCTTCATCATCAGCTAATAAAGTCATGGCCGCCGCCGCCGACAAGCCTAATCCAGGTGATCATCACCCCCACCCTCCTCTCAAGTGCCCTCGCTGCGATTCCTCCAACACCAAATTCTGTTACTACAACAACTACAGCTTGTCTCAGCCTCGCCACTTCTGCAAAGCCTGCAAGCGCTACTGGACCAGAGGCGGCACCCTCCGCAACGTCCCCGTTGGTGGCGGCTGCCGCAAGAACAAGCGCCCCAAGCGCcattcctcctcgtcctcgtcctctgccaccacctcctccacctcccAGCCCCAGATAGATCTGCCTCCACCTCCTTCCAACCATATCCAAAACCCTTTGTTTTACGGCCTTAACCCTAATCCACTCGAGCTCAACTTCCCCTTTTCCTCTTTTAGGGTTTCACCGCAGATCAACAGCCTCGGCTTAGGGTTTTCACCCGAACCTCCCACCAACGGCTTCAAGCCCATCCAAAACAACTCTATCTTCTTTGGGCCTTCCTCAACAATGGCGTCTTTGATCCAATATGACGACCCGGGTATAATGGATAAGCAAATGAAAGCGGAAGGAGAGAATAGAATGATTTGGAATCCAAACCCCAACCAGAATCCCAACCTAAACACAAACCCTATCGATCTGATTAACTCTTCTGATCCTTCTTCTCTAGTTTGGAACACAAGCAGCTTGGGAGCTTGGTTCGACCCTTCAACCATCGGCTCCTCCTCCGTTCCATCTCTCATCTAG